TTTTATGGCCGCATCATCAGGACAGTCAATGGTAAGTTCAAAGTCTATAAAATGCTGCTGTGGTTGCTGGTAGGATATCTTATAATGCATCGTCAGTACTGTTTTGTGGAATAAATTTGCCACAAGATAAATGACCCGATACAATAGGGCAATAAAAAAACCCGCCATCATGACGGGTTTTTCAATATTTGATAACTTATATCCTTAGTGCAAGGCAACTGTTTTGGTCTTCTGAAAAGACTGTATTTCTACCTTTTTCACTTCTCCACTTGGCTTGTCTGGAGATGTAAAATAAATCAGCGTAAACGGCATCAGGAAGAATACTACCAATACGTATGCAAAACCAATTGTTCTGTTTTTCATAGACGCTTTACCCAATGTTTCAGCACACCAGATTGGAATGTTTCTGAAAGCTGGAAGCGGGAACAGAATCAACACACCGAACAGGTTGAAGAACAAGTGACAAAGTGCCACGGCTAAAGCTGCTTCGTTTTGGGATAATGCAGCAATTAGCGCTGTTACAGTTGTACCAATGTTCGCTCCCATCAAGAATGGGAATGCTTTTCTCAAAGAAATCTTATCTGAAGCTACCAATGGCACCGCCAGTGATGTAGTTACTGAGCTAGATTGCACACCTGCTGTAATCACCATACCCCAGAAAAGCGATGTGATTGGAGTTCCGAAGATATATTTCTCCAGTTTCTTTTGAGAGTTACCTACCAACACCTTCTTCAGTACTGTTGTAAATGCTCTCAATGAGAAGAACAACACACCTGTAGCTACTACCAATACGATATATGGATTCTTGCCTAATACGCTCACGATAAACTTAGCAGTAGGTTTTACTGTTACCCCCATAATGCTGAATAGCTTTGTGCTTTCTTTAGCACCATCTGATACGAACATTGCAGCAACAGATGAACCTACGGAAGACAATAGTCCTGTACTCAGCTCCAATGGGAAAAGAACCAATACTACAATCAAGTTAAAGAAGTCGTGTACAGTAGCCGCACCAATCGCCTTATTGAACTCATCCTTATTAGAAAGGTGTCCCAAAGCTACGATAGTACTTGTTACACTCGTACCAATATTGGCACCCATAATCATTGGCACTGCATTCTGAAGACTTAAAGCCCCTGAAGCAACAATTGCAACAATCATAGCAGTAGTTGTTGAACTACTCTGTACAAGTGCCGTTGCCAACAGACCCACGAACAACCCAATAAAAGGATTGGAAGTGACAGTCATAATTTCTGATGCTACATCCTTACCCATCAGTTTGAAGCCTGAACTCATCAGACTCAATGATACCAAAAACACAAACAGTACCATCAGAATCGAAACTACTTGCTTCGAGATGCTCAACATTTTGTT
This portion of the Limibacter armeniacum genome encodes:
- a CDS encoding Na/Pi symporter, with amino-acid sequence METTTNNKMLSISKQVVSILMVLFVFLVSLSLMSSGFKLMGKDVASEIMTVTSNPFIGLFVGLLATALVQSSSTTTAMIVAIVASGALSLQNAVPMIMGANIGTSVTSTIVALGHLSNKDEFNKAIGAATVHDFFNLIVVLVLFPLELSTGLLSSVGSSVAAMFVSDGAKESTKLFSIMGVTVKPTAKFIVSVLGKNPYIVLVVATGVLFFSLRAFTTVLKKVLVGNSQKKLEKYIFGTPITSLFWGMVITAGVQSSSVTTSLAVPLVASDKISLRKAFPFLMGANIGTTVTALIAALSQNEAALAVALCHLFFNLFGVLILFPLPAFRNIPIWCAETLGKASMKNRTIGFAYVLVVFFLMPFTLIYFTSPDKPSGEVKKVEIQSFQKTKTVALH